DNA sequence from the Salminus brasiliensis chromosome 3, fSalBra1.hap2, whole genome shotgun sequence genome:
TCAGCCCGCATCCACTCCACAACCCACTGTCCCACCGTCTCCCACTCCGGGAATACCTTTGCCCCCTGCCTCTGTGACTGTATTACCCCCGTCCCGTTTCCCATGGCCAAGCCAACAGCATGGTGAGGTGCCCTCTCCGACTACCACTTCTACCCCGGTTCAGCAGGCCCCGGTTCAGCCCGCATCCACTCCACAACCCACTGTCCCACCGTCTCCCACTCCAGGAATACCATTGCCCCCTGCCTCTGTGACTGTATTACCCCCGTCCCGTTTCCCATGGCCAAGCCAACAGCATGGTGAGGTGCCCTCTCCGACTACCACTTCTACCCCGGTTCAGCAGGCCCCGGTTCAGCAGGCCCCGGTTCAGCAGGCCCCGGTTCAGCAGGCCCCGGTTCAGCCCGCATCCACTTCACAACCCACTGTCCCTCCGTCTCCCACTCCGGGAATACCATTGCCACCTGCCTCTGTGACTGTATTACCCCCGTCCCGTATCCCATGGCCAAGCCAACAGCATGGTGAGGTGCCCTCTTCTGCTTACAGTACTGCCCAACAGGTTTGGGTAACACTCAGAAGTCTTTACAATTATTTAATGCATAATGAACCTTAATGAACTACAGTAAATTTTCCCAACTTATCAAATGTAAATCTGTGCTGTGGTAAGCAATTTTTCATGGCACTTTACATGCACAATTCCTCACAATGAACAGAAGAGGGCCTAGGACCAAGCCCTGAGGAGCCCTCAGTGCAGTACTACTTATTGTGAAACCGTACTGAGGGCTCCTCAGGGCTCAGTCCTAGGCTATCTTCTGTTCATTTACTTGAGCAATCTAAATGTTAAGTAATGAATTTTTACTTGAATACTATAAAGAGTTGTGCTTTACTTCATTATGCCTCTGTTCTCAGGCTGTTTGGCTGGTGGCAAGTTGGTTTTTGCCATTTCTGCCAACACCACAGACCCCCCACTGAATCCTTCGAGCTTGACTGTGGCAGGCCAGAGTGGCTGTAAACCTGCAATGGCCAATAAAGATTTTGCCGTCTTCAAATTCTCTGTGACCGAATGTGGAACTCGTACTTATGTAAGTTTTGACCGCTGTGATTTTTGGGTCATTTGATAGAACTTCAATATCCCATTtgaccttttttatttaaatcagCGCATTGGAGACACCACCATTTATTTGGTGGAAGTGCGGGCACCCATCAGAACACTTGATTTCAAGTATGGTAAAATCACCAGGGATCATCCGGTCAGGTGAGACTCAGAATATGAATACGTTGTTTGATTGGTATTGGCCTTTGTGATAGAAGGCTGCAATATGTGCTTGTGATTCAGTTCCATGCAGTTCCAGATGTTTCTGTGGGCCAGAAGTGTTTATGGAACAAAAATGCTAGTAGATTCTGAGTTAATGTGGTGTTTCAGATGAAGGCATGTGAGGCAGCATCCTTTAAAATTGTGTTCTTTTAAGGATGATGATTGAGTGTCGCTACTCAAAAGTTGGTTTACGAGCTCCAGCTGGTCTGGCGACAGGCTGGACCACTGCCGGATACATGGTGATGAGTACCAGTCTGCCAGCCTTGGTGAGGGCCAAGGGGCTTTTTGGTGTTCAGCTCAGGATTGCAAAAGGTATGTTTTGAAAATGATGGCGGCCACTTGATCTATGATGTAGGGAAACTCGTACTACAGTTCAGTACAGGTTTCATTGATGGtgctttatttttactttttcaacCTTTAGCAAATCAGTCTTGTTTTTCTTGGCAGACAAAACCTTCTCCACATTCCTCCCTCATTATCACCAGCCCTTGAGAGTTCTCCTGGGGAAACCCGTGTACCTGGAAGTGCGATTAAACTCCCCAAAGCCTGAAGCCACTCTGTTGGTGCACTACTGCGTGGCCTATCCTCGGTCCGCTAAGAGCGCATTGGTTCTGCTCTATGAGGGGTAGGTTGGCAAATCTGTCTGAGTTTGAATAGAAAGTAAAATTTAAGAGTGTGAAGGTCTTCTACAAGATGTAGTGTCTTTTAAATATTCAGATGCCTACAATTACTAGTTCTTGGGTGTTGATTTCTTGGAGCAGTGGTGAGTTTGGACTGTCTTGGGTATTTATCTAAAACATGAAATTGCTCAGGTCTAGTACAGTAGAAGCTTCCATTGCCTGTTGGCTACATTGGCATTGTTGCTCCAGTTTAATAGTAAGCATATGATTCAAAGCACATCTCAGCCAAACAATAGTTTTGGTATAAATATGTGAATTGAGTGGTCTGGCAGGTTTAGGCCCTGAAGGTATGGCTTGTTCAGTTGCTTTGGTAAAATCCTGAGTAATGATGCACTTGAGACAGTGAAGTGAAGCAGTGGTGTTGTTTTGCTTTTTCTGCAGCTGCCCCAACCCTCTTGACTCTGACAACATTGCAATACTCCACATGGCCGACCTGCCGCAGAATCGCCACCAGCGCCGCTTTGAAGTGAACGCTTTTCAGTTCATGGACCAGTCCACCAATAAATATCTCGATGAGGAGGTGCAGTAACCCAACGTTCACATTAATATGATTAAAGCCCTAAAGAACATGAATGCATGTGTTCTTTCTAATTCACCTTTTATCTCCTCTTTCTGCTAGATCTACTTCATGTGCTCCACTGAAGTCTGCATGCCCTCTCAGACTCCATGTAAAGAGACATGCTTTGATATGAAGGTGTGTATGTAGTGGAAGGATTGTTGCTTAGAACCTGTCAGTATTAATATTCTATAAATTTAAAAATCCCATGAATGCAAAATATCTAGATGTTAAGTCTCATCCATTAAGGTTGATGGTATTCTGCAGTTTATACTATGTatctaaccccccccccttgttTCTTCTCTAGTCTTCATGAACAAACTGGCTACTGACGTGATCAAGTTCTCAGACGTTCACCTTTTCTTAGTAGGCCTGTTTCATGTGACCTTAAGTGGTGAATTCTTATACTGCACTGCACAATATCTGCTATTAAATCCAGGTAAAGGTCTGTACAGCGTTAGTGCTCTTTGCTTTGTAGGCTCAACCAGCTCTTTTCTAGACACACAAACCATCTGAGGCAATTCCTTAGCCTaagtagttcagtttcagcTATTTCCTGCCTCAACACACTTGATCCAGCTCAGCTGATTATTAGGACCTTAATGAGCTGGCTTGCTGGGGTAGGGAATGGTTGAAGGGGATCAGGAAAAGGCTTGAGGAAGGCTCGGGCTAAAGTTTAACGTGTCGGTTCTGGATCTTTCTTTAATTAATGACGACAAACTGAATAGTATTTGCAAAATATCAGTTGATGTTGGCATAGCATCTCCTGTAATGAACTAAAGGTAAAACTTCAGAttgcaaacatgtcttggcggATCGAGGGCACCTGGGGTCCTCCTTCTTTAACGCTTAGAGGTGGTAATGGAATGGTATCTTCATTGTGAGGTCATAATGGAGTCAAATTTAAGGTGTGGGGTGATGTCACAATGAACTGCTGTGCAGAAGGAGGAGATGAGACAAGAATTTGCCAATATCAATTTATGGGGGAGCAGGGCACAATGTAAagagtaactttttttttttggggggggggggggggctgtctGTCCTCTTTCTTATGTCAAATGTGACTTGACCGGATGCAGTCACTGTAAACGTTTGTATTAACGTCTCTCCACCATATACTGTCTATACCCTGCTAATTTCAACTCTCATTTGTTTGGAAGTTCTTTACAAAAATGTGTTGTAGATTTGTGCCCATCTGCTTTGTGgtcaaacaaaataaaatggtCCTGTTTGACTAATATTGGTTTTATCAAACATGtttcatgcagaaatgcagGGTGTTTGGGGAACTCCAGGGCTGAAGGCCCAGATTTCTGGGAGTTTTGTGCTTTTGCTGCTTTCCACACTTTTTAATTCACTGGTTTGCAGGATTTGCTTGGTGTGCAAGAGCACACAGGGGATCTTTAGCAAAGGCAATGTTTCTATACAGAAACAGGATAACTTCAAACCACTTGAATTATTATAAATGACTCTTGGCCACAGTGGTAATCTTTCTGTAGCTGGtacaaatgaaaagaaatacagCACAATAATAGTTCCTGTTTAGTTCCATTCTGAGTGAAATAAGTTTTCAGTACTACATAATACCCTTTTTATTAAGAAGAGTATTAAAATGTGAACAGTAGAGCCAATAACTTAAATGCAGTTCTTGAAGTTAGCTTTATTCTTGGTAGTTTTTAAGctgctacttttttttttaatgtcatttaaCCAAAACAAGACTACTACTTAAGTAGGGAGTTTGGCTGTTATGCAGTCCACCAATGTAGTAACTGAGTGCAATTGGATGGAATCAGCAAGGTGGTCCAGAAGAGCATGCAGCATCTTAGATTTACAGAAAGAAGAGGTGGGAACTGGAGCAGAA
Encoded proteins:
- the LOC140551047 gene encoding uncharacterized protein → MASARSGVVLSLVLWYAGLVFAPHSRGDGLKTELNSNGWFVCEQGATAHLPQTPVPAWPEDGPGDRPKYLVYCRANAMHVVLPSGVLSQVKVFEINPVKEVPNTCGHSLATQRGRNVLHINYACCKLPVQEGSCTLRIVYFSEGQTEIATASCSVSPAPMPSPTTTSAPVWQAPVWQAPVWQAPVWQAPVQPASTPQPTVPPSPTPGIPLPPASVTVLPPSRFPWPSQQHGEVPSPTTTSTPVQQAPVQPASTPQPTVPPSPTPGIPLPPASVTVLPPSRFPWPSQQHGEVPSPTTTSTPVQQAPVQQAPVQQAPVQQAPVQPASTSQPTVPPSPTPGIPLPPASVTVLPPSRIPWPSQQHGCLAGGKLVFAISANTTDPPLNPSSLTVAGQSGCKPAMANKDFAVFKFSVTECGTRTYRIGDTTIYLVEVRAPIRTLDFKYGKITRDHPVRMMIECRYSKVGLRAPAGLATGWTTAGYMVMSTSLPALVRAKGLFGVQLRIAKDKTFSTFLPHYHQPLRVLLGKPVYLEVRLNSPKPEATLLVHYCVAYPRSAKSALVLLYEGCPNPLDSDNIAILHMADLPQNRHQRRFEVNAFQFMDQSTNKYLDEEIYFMCSTEVCMPSQTPCKETCFDMKVCM